The following are from one region of the Phycisphaeraceae bacterium genome:
- the pxpB gene encoding 5-oxoprolinase subunit PxpB, whose amino-acid sequence MHHPRIIWSGDRTLHLALVEGHGDAHAERIVNVFKAIRDEAVAGVIDLTPASTTVQITIDPGAADPVAIANEALRIARTCALRNSAHESQRTIEIPVCYDSDLAPDLEAIASGAGLSTSDAAALHASAVYTVRFLGFSPGFAYLAGLPAALHAARLDSPRPRVRAGSVGVAGARCGIYPSETPGGWRLIGATPLPMFDAQRPDPCSLRAGDRVRFRAITREEYDARHAVERSS is encoded by the coding sequence ATGCACCACCCACGGATCATCTGGTCAGGCGACCGAACCCTCCACCTCGCACTCGTGGAGGGCCACGGTGACGCGCATGCCGAACGCATCGTCAATGTCTTCAAGGCCATACGAGATGAGGCCGTGGCCGGCGTCATTGACCTGACCCCCGCGTCCACCACTGTTCAGATCACGATCGACCCCGGCGCCGCCGACCCCGTCGCGATCGCGAACGAAGCGCTGCGCATCGCGCGGACCTGCGCGCTCCGGAATTCCGCACACGAGTCACAACGGACCATCGAGATACCCGTCTGCTACGACTCGGACCTTGCCCCCGACCTCGAGGCGATCGCCTCAGGCGCAGGGCTGTCGACGAGCGACGCCGCGGCGCTGCACGCATCTGCGGTATACACCGTGCGTTTCCTTGGGTTTTCGCCCGGGTTCGCGTACCTCGCGGGCCTGCCCGCCGCGCTCCACGCGGCGCGCCTGGACTCACCGCGTCCGCGCGTCCGCGCGGGGAGCGTCGGTGTCGCCGGGGCACGCTGCGGCATCTACCCGAGCGAGACGCCGGGCGGCTGGCGACTGATCGGCGCGACGCCACTGCCGATGTTTGATGCGCAGCGCCCCGACCCGTGTTCCCTCCGCGCGGGCGATCGCGTGCGGTTCCGGGCGATCACGCGCGAAGAGTACGACGCGAGGCACGCCGTGGAACGTTCGTCATGA
- a CDS encoding patatin-like phospholipase family protein, with protein MILVASMSGCVTSKRPFGPLSGPSVELAEIPGFPEPVRFWGDSHPEALAAMAVAATRREEAYLKRRGHTGGLPPAAMLALSGGGENGAYGAGLLCGWTEHGNRPDFKLVTGISTGALIAPMAFLGSEQDANLKRFYTSVTLKDIAKPRGKLDVLWKDAAADTGPLASLIEQIVDDAFLRRIAEEYEKGRLLFIGTTYIDAERPVLWDMGAIARRGGPEAAALFRKVMLASASIPAAFPPQYIAVESGGKRFDEMHVDGGATAQVFVYPASLDLQQFGSEHGLTRERRLYVIRNGLLGATWYPVNPRALPIATRSISALIRTQGVGDLYRIYLGALRDGLEFNLAVIEDDLPFPPKSAPFDSVYMTNLFNLGYERGKVGYPWMKSPPGFDVEDITRQR; from the coding sequence GTGATTCTGGTCGCCTCGATGTCCGGCTGCGTGACCTCGAAGCGACCGTTCGGCCCGCTGTCTGGACCGTCGGTCGAACTCGCCGAGATCCCCGGCTTCCCTGAGCCCGTGCGGTTCTGGGGAGACTCGCACCCGGAAGCGCTTGCCGCGATGGCTGTTGCCGCGACCCGGCGAGAGGAGGCGTATCTGAAGCGTCGGGGGCACACGGGCGGCCTGCCACCGGCTGCGATGCTCGCGTTGTCGGGTGGTGGAGAGAACGGCGCGTACGGCGCCGGCCTGCTCTGTGGCTGGACGGAGCATGGCAACCGACCCGATTTCAAACTCGTCACGGGCATCAGCACCGGGGCGCTGATCGCTCCGATGGCGTTCCTGGGCTCGGAGCAGGATGCGAACCTGAAGAGGTTCTACACCTCGGTCACCCTGAAAGACATAGCCAAACCCCGCGGGAAGTTGGATGTGCTGTGGAAGGACGCGGCCGCCGACACCGGCCCGCTTGCGTCGCTGATCGAGCAGATCGTGGATGACGCGTTCCTGCGCCGCATCGCGGAGGAATACGAGAAGGGACGCCTGCTGTTCATCGGCACGACATACATCGACGCGGAGCGCCCGGTTCTGTGGGACATGGGCGCGATCGCGCGCCGGGGCGGGCCCGAGGCGGCGGCGCTTTTCCGGAAAGTCATGCTCGCGTCGGCGTCGATCCCCGCGGCGTTCCCGCCGCAGTACATCGCGGTCGAGTCCGGCGGGAAGAGATTCGATGAGATGCATGTCGACGGCGGCGCCACGGCGCAGGTGTTCGTCTACCCCGCGAGTCTGGATCTGCAGCAGTTTGGGAGCGAGCACGGCCTCACGCGCGAGCGGCGCCTGTACGTGATCCGCAACGGCCTGCTGGGTGCGACCTGGTACCCGGTCAACCCGCGTGCGCTGCCCATCGCGACGCGTTCGATCAGCGCGCTGATCCGCACGCAGGGGGTCGGGGACTTGTACCGAATCTACCTCGGAGCGCTGCGCGACGGCCTGGAATTCAATCTCGCGGTGATCGAGGACGACCTTCCCTTCCCTCCGAAGAGCGCGCCCTTCGACTCGGTGTACATGACCAACCTGTTCAATCTCGGGTACGAGCGTGGGAAGGTCGGGTACCCGTGGATGAAGTCCCCTCCCGGGTTCGATGTGGAAGACATCACCCGCCAGCGGTGA